One stretch of Punica granatum isolate Tunisia-2019 chromosome 5, ASM765513v2, whole genome shotgun sequence DNA includes these proteins:
- the LOC116208349 gene encoding ARM REPEAT PROTEIN INTERACTING WITH ABF2 has protein sequence MESHRQDLHDPPEKKGQKRKLEEEEDEEYDGAEEDKEISVPSVLSEVRAQVTVLNAAFSWSEADRAAAKRATHVLSELAKNDEVVNLIVEGGAVPALVKHLQAPPFSESDRTTKPFQHEVEKGSAFALGLLAVKPEYQQLIVDCGALPHLVNLLKRHRDGSNTRSVNSVIRRAADAITNLAHENSNIKVRVRMEGGIPPLVELLDFPDTKVQRAAAGALRTLAFKNDENKNQIVECNALPTLILMLRSEDAAIHYEAVGVIGNLVHSSPNIKKEVLAAGALQPVIGLLSSCCPESQREAALLLGQFAAADSDCKVHIVQRGAVRPLIEMLQSPDVQLREMSAFALGRLAQDSHNQAGIAFNGGLVPLLKLLDSKNGSLQHNAAFALYGLADNEDNVSDFIRVGGVQKLQDGEFIVQATKDCVAKTLKRLEEKIYGRVLNHLLYLMRVAEKTVQRRVALALAHLCSPDDQQTIFVDNNGLELLLGLLGSSGLRQQLDGAVALYKLANKAMTLSPVDAAPPSPTPQVYLGEQYVNNSTLSDVTFLVEGRRFYAHRICLLASSDAFRAMFDGGYREKDARDIEIPNIRWEVFELMMRFIYTGSVTVTLNIAQDLLRAADQYLLEGLKRLCEYAIAQDISLDNVISMYELSEAFNAISLRHSCILFILEHFDKFRPGNSHMIQRIIPEIRIYFTRELTKPNQRGVRL, from the exons ATGGAGTCTCACCGGCAAGATCTTCACGATCCACCGGAGAAGAAGGGCCAGAAGCGCAAActggaggaggaagaggatgaggagtACGACGGCGCGGAGGAGGACAAAGAGATCTCAGTCCCCTCCGTCCTCTCTGAGGTGAGGGCGCAGGTCACCGTGCTCAACGCCGCCTTCTCGTGGTCCGAAGCCGATCGCGCCGCCGCCAAGCGCGCCACCCATGTCCTCTCCGAACTCGCCAAGAACG ATGAAGTGGTGAACTTGATAGTGGAAGGCGGTGCAGTTCCAGCTCTGGTGAAGCATCTGCAGGCGCCACCATTCAGTGAGTCTGATCGGACTACAAAGCCGTTTCAGCACGAAGTAGAGAAGGGCAGTGCTTTTGCTTTAGGCCTTCTCGCTGTTAAG CCAGAGTATCAACAACTCATAGTTGATTGTGGTGCCTTACCTCATCTGGTTAACCTGTTAAAGCGGCACAGAGATGGATCTAACACAAGATCTGTGAATAGTGTCATACGGAGAGCTGCTGATGCTATCACAAACCTTGCTCATGAAAATAGCAACATCAAAGTCCGTGTCAG GATGGAAGGTGGGATTCCACCTCTAGTTGAGTTGCTAGACTTTCCTGATACTAAGGTGCAAAGAGCAGCTGCTGGGGCTTTGCGAACACTGGCCTTTAAGAATGATGAGAACAAAAATCAG ATTGTGGAATGCAATGCTCTACCTACCCTTATTTTGATGCTTCGTTCTGAGGATGCTGCAATTCACTATGAGGCG GTTGGTGTTATTGGTAATCTGGTTCACTCATCTCCAAATATTAAGAAGGAAGTTCTTGCAGCAGGGGCTTTGCAACCGGTGATTGGTTTACTGAG CTCATGCTGTCCTGAGAGTCAAAGGGAGGCAGCGTTGCTACTGGGACAATTTGCCGCTGCAGATTCAGATTGCAAG GTCCATATTGTCCAGAGGGGTGCTGTGCGACCTCTAATTGAAATGCTTCAATCCCCTGACGTGCAGCTTAGGGAGATGTCAGCTTTTGCACTGGGGAGATTGGCCCAg GACTCACACAACCAAGCTGGTATAGCTTTTAATGGAGGTTTGGTGCCCCTGCTGAAGCTTCTTGACTCGAAAAATGGTTCTCTGCAGCATAATGCAGCATTTGCACTTTATGGACTTGCAGATAATGAG GATAATGTATCCGACTTTATTAGGGTAGGAGGTGTTCAAAAGTTGCAGGATGGAGAATTCATTGTCCAG GCAACAAAAGATTGTGTGGCCAAGACGTTGAAAAGGCTAGAAGAAAAGATTTATGGACGA GTTTTGAATCATTTATTGTACTTGATGCGCGTAGCGGAGAAGACTGTTCAGAGACGAGTTGCTTTGGCTCTTGCTCATCTCTGCTCCCCAGATGACCAGCAAACCATTTTTGTTGATAATAACG GATTAGAGTTGCTTCTTGGCCTACTTGGTTCATCAGGGCTCAGACAGCAACTTGATGGTGCTGTGGCCCTGTACAAGTTGGCTAACAAAGCAATGACACTTTCTCCGGTTGATGCAGCTCCCCCTTCTCCAACGCCACAG GTCTATTTGGGGGAGCAGTATGTGAACAATTCTACTTTGTCTGATGTGACCTTTCTGGTTGAAG GTAGACGATTCTATGCTCATAGaatttgcttgcttgcttctTCAGATGCATTCCGTGCGATGTTTGATGGTGGCTATCGG GAGAAGGACGCAAGGGACATAGAGATTCCCAATATCAGATGGGAGGTCTTTGAGTTGATGATGAG ATTCATATACACCGGGTCTGTGACTGTGACATTAAATATTGCGCAAGATCTACTAAGAGCTGCAGATCAGTATCTCTTGGAGGGACTTAAGCGGCTATGTGAGTATGCCATTGCACAG GATATATCATTGGACAATGTCATAAGCATGTACGAGCTTTCTGAAGCCTTCAATGCCATTTCATTGAGGCATTCATGCATCCTGTTCATCTTGGAGCATTTTGATAAATTTAGGCCCGG GAACTCCCACATGATCCAGAGAATAATACCCGAGATTCGCATTTACTTTACTAGAGAATTAACAAAGCCTAATCAGCGAGGGGTGCGGCTCTAG
- the LOC116208539 gene encoding probable LRR receptor-like serine/threonine-protein kinase At1g67720, producing the protein MSPLHHLLILFFLSLLSGALSQPQPPKGTLIDCGATSASIVDGRQWLPDAGFTSSGAPRIVAPVALPTHLPPLVLSTVQSFPLQNNLHRKFCYTVNTTRGVKYMVRSTYFYGGANHGRPVPPVFDQMVDGTLWSMVNTTEDYAGSMFSYYEGIFPARGKTMSFCIGANSYTDSDPFISALEFIQLGDSLYNSTDFGNYSLSLVARDAFGSRQMVIRYPDDQFDRYWHSFGQNYSTETYNRNASVSGIWNLPPLKVFEAQLTTPPAQPMEFQWPPFSLQNATYYIALYLADDLESSSDGSPRRVVDIAINDVPYYGNLTVTSAGVTVFASRWPLSGLTTLKVTPADGSRLGPLINAGEIFQVLPLGRRTHTRDVIALERVKNSFQNPPQDWSGDPCLPRQYSWTGVTCSEGRRVRVVALNLTGMGLSGSLSHSLADLTALTSIALGNNHLSGTIPDLSSLKGLQIVHLNDNQLTGRIPSSLGTISGLHELFLQNNNLAGPVPDALIGKPGLNLRFHGNNVTSSTPAR; encoded by the exons ATGTCTCCTCTCCATCACCtcctcatcctcttcttcCTGTCCCTGCTCTCCGGCGCTCTCTCCCAGCCGCAACCTCCCAAAG GGACCCTGATCGACTgtggcgccacgtcagcatccATCGTCGACGGCCGCCAATGGCTGCCGGATGCAGGCTTCACCTCGTCGGGCGCCCCGAGGATCGTTGCACCGGTCGCACTCCCGACCCACCTGCCGCCCCTGGTCCTCTCCACGGTCCAGTCGTTCCCTCTCCAGAACAATCTCCACCGCAAGTTCTGCTACACCGTCAACACGACCCGCGGGGTCAAGTACATGGTCAGGTCAACCTACTTCTACGGTGGGGCCAACCACGGCCGGCCTGTCCCGCCGGTCTTCGATCAGATGGTGGATGGGACCCTGTGGAGCATGGTCAACACCACGGAGGATTACGCCGGGAGCATGTTCTCTTACTATGAGGGAATCTTCCCGGCTAGGGGGAAGACCATGAGCTTCTGCATCGGGGCTAATTCTTACACCGACTCCGACCCGTTCATATCAGCCTTGGAGTTCATCCAGCTAGGGGATTCCTTATATAATTCGACTGATTTCGGGAATTACTCACTGAGTCTGGTGGCGAGGGATGCTTTTGGGTCCCGGCAAATGGTTATCCG ATATCCCGATGATCAGTTCGACCGGTATTGGCATTCCTTCGGGCAAAACTATTCCACCGAAACGTACAACAGAAATGCATCTGTGTCCGGGATCTGGAACCTTCCTCCATTGAAGGTCTTCGAGGCACAGCTAACAACGCCTCCGGCCCAACCAATGGAGTTCCAGTGGCCTCCATTTTCCCTTCAAAATGCAACATACTACATCGCCCTTTACCTTGCAGATGACCTTGAATCATCATCGGATGGAAGTCCGAGAAGAGTCGTTGATATCGCCATAAATGATGTGCCCtattacggaaacttgactgTTACTTCTGCTGGTGTCACCGTGTTTGCTTCTAGGTGGCCTTTGAGTGGCCTTACCACGCTAAAAGTGACACCCGCTGATGGTTCGAGGCTCGGGCCTCTGATCAATGCTGGAGAGATTTTTCAGGTGCTGCCACTTGGACGGAGAACTCACACGAGAGATG TGATTGCTCTGGAAAGAGTTAAGAACAGTTTCCAAAACCCACCACAAGATTGGAGCGGTGATCCTTGTTTGCCTCGGCAGTACTCGTGGACAGGAGTTACCTGCTCAGAAGGCCGCCGAGTTCGTGTTGTTGCTCT TAACCTGACCGGCATGGGTCTTTCAGGCTCGCTATCCCATTCCCTCGCTGATTTAACTGCATTAACTAGCAT CGCGCTTGGAAACAACCATCTATCGGGTACCATTCCTGATCTCAGTTCATTGAAGGGACTGCAGATAGT GCATTTGAATGACAATCAGCTGACTGGAAGGATTCCATCATCCCTCGGGACCATCAGCGGCTTGCATGAACT ATTCTTGCAAAACAATAATCTGGCTGGCCCAGTACCGGATGCCCTTATCGGAAAGCCTGGACTGAACCTCAG GTTTCATGGAAACAACGTCACATCTTCTACACCTGCACGATAA
- the LOC116208541 gene encoding uncharacterized protein LOC116208541, with the protein MVSLETIQSTSRSIDPANATPRISFSADPNENNSAATTFISISPKLGALGNRNKARSERPDLEKSDFEFLSANPSLDSNILTADELFSEGKLLPFWQAHHSENRPTGMATLRTRPGPDGEEDDEPEEGQGEARDGEGRAAGTPADKDAPGRGGPGWFMDDDPSPRPPKCTVLWKELLRLRNRPLPPDTASPNSEKKEGASGGAGERDKDANKRAKKGLERTRSGTLRIRPMINVPICSTVKGTSNYVLPPPLFPTKKGRVER; encoded by the coding sequence ATGGTGTCCTTAGAGACAATTCAATCAACTTCCAGATCCATTGATCCAGCCAATGCAACCCCAAGAATCTCATTCTCAGCTGACCCCAATGAGAACAACTCCGCCGCCACCACCTTCATCTCCATTTCCCCGAAGCTAGGCGCGCTCGGGAACCGCAACAAGGCGAGATCGGAGCGGCCCGATCTCGAGAAGTCCGACTTCGAGTTCCTCTCGGCCAACCCCAGCCTGGACTCAAACATATTGACTGCGGACGAGCTCTTCTCCGAGGGGAAGCTCCTCCCCTTCTGGCAGGCCCACCACTCCGAAAACCGGCCCACGGGCATGGCCACCCTCAGGACGAGGCCAGGGCCCGATGGGGAGGAAGACGACGAGCCCGAGGAAGGACAGGGAGAGGCCCGAGATGGAGAAGGTCGGGCTGCGGGCACGCCTGCCGATAAGGACGCGCCGGGCCGGGGCGGGCCCGGGTGGTTCATGGACGACGACCCGTCCCCGCGCCCTCCCAAGTGCACTGTCCTGTGGAAGGAGCTGCTGAGGCTGAGGAACCGGCCGCTCCCACCCGACACGGCCAGCCCGAACAGTGAGAAGAAGGAAGGGGCTTCGGGTGGTGCGGGCGAGCGGGACAAGGACGCGAACAAGAGGGCGAAGAAGGGGCTGGAGAGGACGCGGTCGGGGACGCTACGGATCAGGCCGATGATCAACGTGCCGATTTGCAGTACTGTGAAGGGGACTAGTAACTATGTGCTGCCTCCTCCTCTGTTCCCGACAAAGAAGGGGAGAGTAGAGAGGTGA